One segment of Streptomyces sp. YIM 121038 DNA contains the following:
- a CDS encoding TerD family protein, which produces MGVSLSKGGNVSLSKEAPGLTAVTIGLGWDVRTTTGTDFDLDASAILTNAEGKVTSDQNFVFFNNLKSPDGSVEHTGDNITGEGEGDDEQIKVNLVAVPADVEKIVFPVSIYDAENRQQSFGQVRNAFIRVVNQAGEAEIARYDLSEDASTETAMVFGELYRHGAEWKFRAVGQGYASGLRGIAQDFGVNV; this is translated from the coding sequence GTGGGAGTCAGCCTCAGCAAGGGCGGCAACGTATCGCTGAGCAAGGAGGCGCCTGGTCTGACCGCGGTCACGATCGGCCTCGGCTGGGACGTCCGTACCACCACCGGTACGGACTTCGACCTGGACGCCAGCGCCATCCTGACGAACGCGGAGGGCAAGGTCACCAGCGACCAGAACTTCGTGTTCTTCAACAACCTGAAGAGCCCGGACGGCTCCGTCGAGCACACCGGTGACAACATCACCGGTGAGGGCGAGGGCGACGACGAGCAGATCAAGGTCAACCTCGTGGCCGTCCCGGCCGACGTCGAGAAGATCGTCTTCCCGGTCTCCATCTACGACGCCGAGAACCGCCAGCAGTCCTTCGGCCAGGTCCGCAACGCCTTCATCCGCGTGGTGAACCAGGCCGGCGAGGCGGAGATCGCCCGTTACGACCTCTCCGAGGACGCCTCCACGGAGACGGCCATGGTCTTCGGCGAGCTCTACCGCCACGGCGCCGAGTGGAAGTTCCGCGCCGTCGGCCAGGGCTACGCCTCGGGCCTGCGCGGCATCGCGCAGGACTTCGGCGTCAACGTCTGA
- a CDS encoding peroxiredoxin: MTVAVGETAPEFELKDNHGRTVRLADFRGRKNVVLLFYPFAFTGVCTGELCALRDELPTFVNDDTQLLAVSNDSMHTLRVFAEQEGLEYPLLSDFWPHGEVSRAYGVFDEDKGCAVRGTFIIDKDGVVRWTVVNGLPDARDLNEYVKALEDLGGR, from the coding sequence GTGACGGTTGCGGTCGGCGAGACGGCTCCGGAGTTCGAGCTCAAGGACAACCACGGGCGGACCGTGCGGCTGGCGGACTTCCGTGGACGGAAGAACGTCGTGCTGCTGTTCTACCCGTTCGCCTTCACCGGCGTGTGCACCGGCGAGCTGTGCGCGCTGCGCGACGAGCTGCCCACGTTCGTCAACGACGACACGCAGCTGCTCGCCGTCTCCAACGACTCGATGCACACCCTGCGGGTCTTCGCGGAGCAGGAGGGCCTCGAATACCCGCTGCTCTCCGACTTCTGGCCGCACGGCGAGGTGTCCCGGGCCTACGGCGTCTTCGACGAGGACAAGGGCTGCGCGGTGCGCGGCACCTTCATCATCGACAAGGACGGCGTGGTGCGCTGGACCGTCGTGAACGGCCTCCCCGACGCCCGCGACCTGAACGAGTACGTCAAGGCCCTCGAGGACCTCGGCGGCCGCTGA
- a CDS encoding DUF3052 domain-containing protein — MSATADHAETNLAVRLGFQPDMVVQEIGYDDDVDQELREAIEQATGTELVDEEYDDVADAVVLWFREDDGDLTDALVDAIAYMEEGGSILLLTPKTGRDGYVEPSEIGEASTTAGLSQTKSINAGKDWNGSRLITPKGAAKKR, encoded by the coding sequence GTGAGCGCGACCGCGGACCACGCGGAGACGAACCTTGCCGTAAGGCTGGGTTTCCAGCCCGACATGGTGGTCCAGGAGATCGGCTACGACGACGACGTCGACCAGGAGCTCCGCGAGGCCATCGAGCAGGCTACCGGCACGGAGCTCGTCGACGAGGAATACGACGACGTGGCTGATGCCGTGGTGCTCTGGTTCCGTGAGGACGACGGGGACCTGACTGATGCGCTGGTGGATGCCATCGCGTACATGGAGGAGGGCGGCTCGATCCTGCTCCTCACACCGAAGACGGGCAGGGACGGCTACGTCGAGCCCAGCGAGATCGGTGAGGCGTCCACCACGGCGGGTCTGTCCCAGACCAAGAGCATCAACGCGGGCAAGGACTGGAACGGCAGTCGGCTCATCACGCCCAAGGGTGCCGCCAAGAAGAGGTAG
- the aceE gene encoding pyruvate dehydrogenase (acetyl-transferring), homodimeric type, translated as MASGSDRNPIIIGGLPSQVPDFDPEETQEWLDSLDAAVDERGRERARYLMLRLIERAREKRVAVPEMRSTDYVNTIATKDEPFFPGNEEIERKILNATRWNAAVMVSRAQRPGIGVGGHIATFASSASLYDVGFNHFFRGKDEGDGGDQIFFQGHASPGIYARAFLLDRLSEQQLDAFRQEKSKEPYGLSSYPHPRLMPDFWEFPTVSMGLGPLGAIFQARMNRYMEARDIADTTKSHVWAFLGDGEMDEPESLGQLSLAAREGLDNLTFVVNCNLQRLDGPVRGNGKIIQELESIFRGAGWNVIKLVWDRSWDPLLAQDRDGVLVNKMNTTPDGQFQTYATETGAYIRDHFFGEDQRLRAMVENMTDDQVLHLGRGGHDHRKIFAAFSAAKAHKGQPTVILAKTIKGWTLGPNFEGRNATHQMKKLTVDDLKRFRDRLHLPITDKQLEDGAPPYYHPGRDSEEIQYMHDRRKGLGGYVPTRVVRAKPLQLPEDKTYASVKKGSGQQSIATTMAFVRLLKDLMRDKEIGKRFVLIAPDEYRTFGMDSFFPSAKIYNPLGQQYEAVDRELLLAYKESPTGQMLHDGISEAGCTASLIAAGSAYATHGEPLIPVYVFYSMFGFQRTGDQFWQMGDQLSRGFVLGATAGRTTLTGEGLQHADGHSQLLASTNPACVAYDPAYGFEIAHIVKDGLRRMYGETADGKPGEDVFYYLTVYNEPIQHPAEPADVDVEGILKGVHRLKSGERGAIPAQILASGVSVPWALEAQRVLAEEWNVRADVWSATSWNELRREAVEVERHNLLHPEEEQRVPYVTRKLSGSEGPFVAVSDWMRSVPDQISRWVPGTYQSLGADGFGFADTRGAARRYFHIDAQSIVVAVLTELAREGKVDRSALKQAIDRYQLLDVTAADPGAAGGDA; from the coding sequence GTGGCTTCCGGATCCGATCGCAACCCGATCATCATTGGCGGTCTTCCCAGCCAGGTCCCGGACTTCGACCCCGAAGAGACCCAGGAATGGCTCGACTCCCTCGACGCGGCCGTCGACGAGCGCGGCCGTGAGCGGGCCCGCTATCTGATGCTCCGGCTGATCGAACGCGCACGTGAGAAGCGCGTCGCCGTGCCCGAGATGCGCAGCACGGACTACGTCAACACCATCGCCACCAAGGACGAGCCGTTCTTCCCCGGCAACGAGGAGATCGAGCGGAAGATCCTCAACGCGACCCGCTGGAACGCCGCGGTGATGGTCTCGCGCGCCCAGCGCCCCGGCATCGGCGTGGGCGGCCACATCGCCACCTTCGCCTCCTCCGCCTCGCTCTACGACGTGGGCTTCAACCACTTCTTCCGCGGCAAGGACGAGGGCGACGGCGGCGACCAGATCTTCTTCCAGGGGCACGCGTCGCCGGGCATCTACGCCCGCGCCTTCCTGCTCGACCGACTGAGCGAGCAGCAGCTCGACGCCTTCCGGCAGGAGAAGTCCAAAGAGCCGTACGGCCTCTCCTCTTATCCGCATCCGCGCCTGATGCCGGACTTCTGGGAGTTCCCGACGGTTTCGATGGGTCTCGGGCCGCTCGGCGCGATCTTCCAGGCCCGCATGAATCGTTATATGGAGGCGCGCGACATCGCCGACACGACGAAGTCGCACGTCTGGGCCTTCCTCGGCGACGGCGAGATGGACGAGCCGGAGTCGCTCGGCCAGCTCTCCCTGGCCGCGCGCGAGGGCCTGGACAACCTCACGTTCGTCGTGAACTGCAACCTCCAGCGCCTCGACGGCCCCGTGCGCGGCAACGGCAAGATCATCCAGGAGCTGGAGTCGATCTTCCGGGGCGCGGGCTGGAACGTCATCAAGCTGGTGTGGGACCGCAGCTGGGACCCGCTGCTCGCCCAGGACCGCGACGGCGTCCTGGTCAACAAGATGAACACCACCCCGGACGGCCAGTTCCAGACGTACGCCACGGAGACCGGCGCGTACATCCGCGACCACTTCTTCGGCGAGGACCAGCGGCTGCGCGCCATGGTCGAGAACATGACCGACGACCAGGTCCTGCACCTGGGCCGCGGCGGTCACGACCACCGGAAGATCTTCGCGGCGTTCTCCGCGGCCAAGGCGCACAAGGGCCAGCCGACGGTGATCCTGGCCAAGACGATCAAGGGCTGGACGCTCGGCCCGAACTTCGAGGGCCGCAACGCCACGCACCAGATGAAGAAGCTGACCGTGGACGACCTCAAGCGCTTCCGGGACCGGCTGCACCTGCCGATCACCGACAAGCAGCTGGAGGACGGCGCGCCGCCCTACTACCACCCGGGCCGCGACTCCGAAGAGATCCAGTACATGCACGACCGCCGCAAGGGCCTCGGCGGCTACGTCCCGACCCGGGTCGTGCGCGCCAAGCCGCTGCAGCTGCCGGAGGACAAGACGTACGCGTCCGTGAAGAAGGGCTCCGGCCAGCAGTCCATCGCCACCACCATGGCGTTCGTACGGCTGCTCAAGGACCTGATGCGGGACAAGGAGATCGGCAAGCGCTTCGTGCTGATCGCCCCTGACGAATACCGCACCTTCGGCATGGACTCCTTCTTCCCGAGCGCGAAGATCTACAACCCGCTCGGCCAGCAGTACGAGGCCGTGGACCGCGAACTCCTGCTCGCGTACAAGGAGTCGCCGACCGGCCAGATGCTGCACGACGGCATCTCGGAGGCGGGCTGCACGGCGTCCCTGATCGCCGCGGGCTCCGCCTACGCGACGCACGGCGAACCGCTGATCCCGGTGTACGTCTTCTACTCGATGTTCGGTTTCCAGCGGACCGGCGACCAGTTCTGGCAGATGGGCGACCAGCTCTCGCGCGGTTTCGTGCTCGGCGCGACCGCCGGGCGCACGACGCTGACCGGCGAGGGGCTCCAGCACGCGGACGGCCACTCGCAGCTGCTCGCCTCCACCAACCCGGCCTGTGTGGCGTACGACCCGGCGTACGGCTTCGAGATCGCCCACATCGTCAAGGACGGCCTGCGCCGGATGTACGGCGAGACGGCCGACGGCAAGCCGGGCGAGGACGTCTTCTACTACCTGACCGTCTACAACGAGCCGATCCAGCACCCGGCCGAGCCGGCGGACGTGGACGTGGAGGGCATCCTCAAGGGCGTCCACCGCCTCAAGTCCGGCGAGCGGGGCGCCATTCCGGCACAGATCCTCGCCTCCGGCGTCTCGGTGCCGTGGGCCCTGGAGGCGCAGCGCGTCCTCGCCGAGGAGTGGAACGTGCGGGCGGACGTCTGGTCCGCGACCTCCTGGAACGAGCTGCGCCGCGAGGCCGTGGAGGTGGAGCGGCACAATCTGCTGCACCCCGAGGAGGAGCAGCGCGTGCCGTACGTGACGCGCAAGCTGTCGGGGTCCGAGGGCCCGTTCGTGGCGGTCTCCGACTGGATGCGCAGCGTCCCGGACCAGATCTCCCGCTGGGTCCCGGGCACCTACCAGTCGCTCGGCGCCGACGGGTTCGGCTTCGCCGACACCCGGGGCGCCGCCCGCCGCTACTTCCACATCGACGCGCAGTCGATCGTGGTCGCGGTCCTCACCGAGCTGGCCCGCGAGGGCAAGGTGGACCGCTCCGCGCTGAAGCAGGCGATCGACCGCTACCAGCTCCTGGACGTGACGGCGGCCGACCCGGGCGCCGCCGGGGGCGACGCGTAA
- a CDS encoding potassium channel family protein gives MAERQPSAQVRWERRTQRPLLALAVAFAVAYAVPIVRPEASASLTSACTAVEWFVWGSFAADYLVRLSLAGHRGHFVRTHWLDLCAVVLPMIQPLRLLRLVATLLLVGRRARMASQIRLTTYVVGAVVGLLMFGSLAVLSVERDSPDGNIKTLGDAVWWSFTTMTTVGYGDHAPTTGLGRVLAVGLMLSGIALLGVVTANIAAWFIARFEKDNLEERRQTAAIEALTAEVMALRAQVAALSGGPVPLPVSDEEAAAPPVPGPRRP, from the coding sequence ATGGCCGAGCGGCAGCCGTCGGCACAGGTCCGCTGGGAGCGCCGCACGCAACGTCCGCTGCTCGCCCTGGCCGTGGCCTTCGCCGTCGCCTACGCCGTACCGATAGTCAGGCCCGAGGCGAGCGCGTCCCTGACGAGCGCCTGCACGGCGGTGGAGTGGTTCGTCTGGGGTTCGTTCGCCGCCGACTACCTGGTGCGGCTCTCGCTGGCCGGGCACCGGGGGCACTTCGTCCGCACGCACTGGCTCGACCTGTGTGCCGTGGTCCTGCCGATGATCCAGCCGCTGCGACTGCTTCGGCTCGTCGCGACGCTGCTCCTGGTGGGGCGGCGGGCGCGGATGGCGTCACAGATACGTCTGACCACGTATGTCGTGGGGGCCGTGGTCGGCCTGTTGATGTTCGGCTCGCTCGCGGTGCTGTCCGTGGAGCGGGATTCGCCGGACGGCAACATCAAGACCCTGGGGGACGCCGTGTGGTGGTCCTTCACCACGATGACGACCGTGGGCTACGGCGACCACGCGCCGACCACCGGGCTCGGCCGGGTGCTCGCGGTGGGCCTGATGCTGTCGGGCATCGCGCTGCTCGGTGTGGTCACCGCCAACATCGCGGCGTGGTTCATCGCCCGCTTCGAGAAGGACAACCTGGAGGAGCGGCGCCAGACCGCGGCGATCGAGGCCCTCACCGCGGAGGTGATGGCGCTGCGGGCGCAGGTCGCCGCGCTGTCCGGCGGCCCCGTGCCGCTCCCGGTGTCCGACGAGGAGGCGGCCGCCCCGCCCGTCCCCGGGCCCCGCAGGCCCTGA
- a CDS encoding peptidase inhibitor family I36 protein: MRTTKPAATFTALTAAALAAAVLTPAHAGTAGTAGTTAPARAGAAPPGKLGACGPGELCLWEKAGFKGRRHVFELAGVDIESCVALPEGGSAQALANRTGRPVTTYQSRECAETAEFNTYPGGGTWAPESPYRVRAFKVWER; the protein is encoded by the coding sequence ATGCGTACGACCAAACCCGCCGCCACCTTCACGGCCCTCACCGCCGCCGCGCTCGCCGCGGCGGTCCTGACCCCCGCCCACGCGGGCACCGCGGGCACCGCGGGCACCACAGCCCCGGCACGGGCCGGTGCCGCGCCCCCGGGCAAGCTCGGCGCGTGCGGGCCCGGCGAGCTCTGCCTCTGGGAGAAGGCGGGCTTCAAGGGCCGGCGGCACGTGTTCGAGCTGGCCGGGGTCGACATCGAGAGCTGCGTCGCGCTGCCGGAGGGGGGCAGCGCGCAGGCCCTCGCCAACCGCACCGGCCGCCCCGTCACGACGTATCAGTCCCGGGAGTGCGCCGAGACGGCCGAGTTCAACACCTATCCCGGGGGTGGCACCTGGGCCCCCGAATCGCCCTACCGCGTCAGGGCGTTCAAGGTCTGGGAGCGCTGA
- a CDS encoding MFS transporter, whose protein sequence is MTTQTPIGSADKPPDPSSTSAPGKGLRGHPWLTLVSVGIGVMMVALDGTIVAVANPAITKDLDATLADVQWITNGYLLALAVALITAGKLGDRFGHRQTYLIGVVGFAAASGAIGLSGTVSLVIAFRVLQGLFGALLMPAALGLLRATFPAEKLNMAIGVWGMIIGASTAGGPIVGGLLVEHVSWQSVFYINVPVGALALVLGLVILKDHRAEKAPRSFDALGIVLLSAAMFALVWGLIKAGDPWGWGSGKTWLFLGGSVLCFVLFAFWETRVEEPLIPLALFRSVALSAGVALMVLMAFAFLGGLFFVTFYLQNVHGMSPVDSGLHLLPLTTMMIVSSPVAGALITRVGPRIPLMAGMVCTAAAMFGMTSLTEDTGTLAMSLWFALLGLGLAPVLVGATEVIVGNAPLELSGVAGGLQQAGMQVGGSLGTAVLGAVMSTTVDSDLAGNWRDAGLPGTPPPGLEKAASTGSVPEELAKSPGMTESTFARITDVVHDTFMSGLGVAFAVAGVVGALAAAVALLTKRGTNTEPGAEADHI, encoded by the coding sequence ATGACGACTCAGACTCCGATCGGCTCGGCGGACAAGCCGCCGGATCCGTCCTCGACCTCCGCCCCGGGCAAGGGACTTCGCGGCCATCCCTGGCTGACCCTGGTGTCCGTCGGGATCGGCGTGATGATGGTGGCCCTCGACGGCACGATCGTCGCGGTCGCCAACCCGGCCATCACCAAGGACCTGGACGCCACCCTCGCGGACGTCCAATGGATCACCAACGGCTATCTGCTCGCGCTCGCCGTCGCCCTCATCACGGCGGGCAAGCTCGGTGACCGCTTCGGCCACCGCCAGACCTATCTCATCGGCGTCGTGGGCTTCGCCGCCGCGTCGGGCGCCATCGGCCTGTCCGGCACCGTCTCCCTCGTCATCGCCTTCCGCGTGCTCCAGGGGCTGTTCGGCGCGCTCCTCATGCCCGCCGCACTCGGCCTGCTGCGGGCGACCTTCCCGGCCGAGAAGCTGAACATGGCCATCGGCGTCTGGGGCATGATCATCGGCGCCTCCACCGCGGGCGGCCCCATCGTCGGCGGCCTGCTCGTCGAGCACGTCAGCTGGCAGTCGGTCTTCTACATCAACGTGCCCGTCGGCGCCCTCGCGCTCGTCCTCGGTCTGGTGATCCTCAAGGACCACCGTGCGGAGAAGGCGCCCCGGTCCTTCGACGCCCTCGGCATCGTGCTGCTCTCGGCCGCGATGTTCGCCCTGGTCTGGGGGCTCATCAAGGCGGGTGACCCGTGGGGCTGGGGCAGCGGGAAGACGTGGCTGTTCCTCGGCGGCTCCGTCCTGTGCTTCGTCCTGTTCGCCTTCTGGGAGACCCGGGTCGAGGAGCCGCTGATCCCGCTCGCCCTGTTCCGGTCGGTGGCGCTGTCCGCGGGCGTGGCCCTGATGGTCCTGATGGCCTTCGCCTTCCTCGGCGGCCTGTTCTTCGTGACCTTCTACTTGCAGAACGTGCACGGCATGAGCCCCGTCGACAGCGGCCTGCACCTGCTGCCGCTGACCACCATGATGATCGTCTCCTCGCCGGTCGCGGGCGCCCTGATCACCCGGGTGGGGCCGCGCATCCCGCTCATGGCGGGCATGGTCTGCACCGCCGCCGCGATGTTCGGCATGACGAGCCTGACGGAGGACACCGGCACCCTCGCGATGTCCCTGTGGTTCGCGCTGCTCGGCCTCGGCCTCGCGCCGGTCCTGGTCGGCGCCACCGAAGTCATCGTGGGCAACGCCCCGTTGGAGCTGTCCGGCGTCGCGGGCGGCCTCCAGCAGGCGGGCATGCAGGTCGGCGGCAGCCTCGGCACGGCCGTCCTCGGCGCGGTGATGTCCACCACCGTGGACTCCGACCTGGCGGGCAACTGGCGGGACGCCGGGCTGCCCGGCACCCCGCCGCCCGGCCTGGAGAAGGCGGCCTCGACCGGATCGGTGCCCGAGGAACTGGCCAAGTCCCCCGGCATGACCGAGAGCACCTTCGCCCGCATCACCGACGTCGTCCACGACACCTTCATGTCGGGCCTGGGCGTCGCGTTCGCCGTGGCGGGCGTGGTCGGCGCGCTCGCGGCGGCGGTGGCCCTCCTGACCAAACGCGGCACGAACACGGAGCCGGGAGCCGAAGCGGACCACATCTAG
- a CDS encoding TetR/AcrR family transcriptional regulator, with translation MTRPGLRELKKRRTRDALLRTALELFTTQGFEETTVDEIVEAVDVSQRTFFRHFAGKQETAFAVPEMVETRFMRALRERPPGEPPFVALRGAVLDSWEAMNEAMAELIPVELHIRTYQMIESTPSLLAAHLHRSTELEARAAQVLAEREGLDPADPRPRVATAAFGGVMRAAGRLWATGEDVSVASIRATTEEYLDHLGALAQDWHRGR, from the coding sequence GTGACCAGGCCCGGCTTGCGCGAACTCAAGAAGCGGCGCACCCGCGACGCGCTGCTGCGCACGGCGCTCGAACTGTTCACCACACAGGGGTTCGAGGAGACGACGGTCGACGAGATCGTCGAGGCCGTCGACGTCTCCCAGCGCACCTTCTTCCGGCATTTCGCGGGCAAGCAGGAGACCGCCTTCGCCGTCCCCGAGATGGTGGAGACCCGCTTCATGCGGGCGCTGCGCGAACGCCCCCCGGGCGAGCCGCCGTTCGTGGCGCTGCGCGGGGCCGTGCTCGACTCCTGGGAGGCCATGAACGAGGCGATGGCCGAGCTGATCCCGGTCGAACTCCACATCCGTACGTACCAGATGATCGAGTCGACGCCCTCGCTGCTCGCCGCCCATCTGCACCGCTCCACCGAACTGGAGGCGCGGGCCGCGCAGGTGCTCGCCGAGCGGGAGGGCCTGGACCCCGCCGATCCGCGGCCGCGGGTGGCGACCGCCGCGTTCGGCGGCGTCATGCGGGCGGCCGGGCGGCTGTGGGCCACCGGCGAGGACGTCAGCGTCGCGTCGATCCGCGCCACCACGGAGGAGTACCTCGACCACCTGGGCGCGCTCGCGCAGGACTGGCACCGGGGCCGCTGA
- a CDS encoding alpha/beta hydrolase, giving the protein MTSFDSSPQLSIWRALLALTVVFVMLATTGWTAVRQNRGDASPLEATLAAWERGHIDGRELPDPGAPADRLARFFASLTAYQRDRLALRYPLAVGNMNGAPVGLRYRANRIALKQARVIERRRMHDDRLSPVGKQEAERRMKRFGVMMRPDRQVLAFDPMGSGRMAEVLGDLDRASRVSVIVPGVDTDVLTFERTQRKYAAPVGMARSLYRAERRTDPRTRTAVIAWADYTTPVGLGVDAATSMRADDGAVRLDSLVRALPGRTGVALYCHSYGSVVCGVAARRLPDRVTDIAVAGSPGMRADNVSGLGTRARVWAARDSDDWIQDVPHMEVGGLGHGADPVSGGFGARVVSADRARGHTGYFEPGTDSLSNFARIGVGAYGAVRCADGDAGCHDGISGTTAA; this is encoded by the coding sequence GTGACTTCCTTCGACTCATCCCCCCAACTCAGCATCTGGCGCGCGCTGCTCGCGCTCACCGTCGTGTTCGTCATGCTGGCGACCACCGGGTGGACCGCGGTGCGCCAGAACAGAGGCGACGCGTCGCCGCTCGAAGCCACCCTCGCCGCCTGGGAGCGGGGGCACATCGACGGACGCGAGCTGCCCGACCCCGGCGCGCCCGCCGACCGGCTCGCGCGGTTCTTCGCCTCGCTCACCGCGTACCAGCGCGACCGGCTCGCCCTGCGCTACCCGCTCGCGGTCGGCAACATGAACGGCGCCCCCGTGGGGCTGCGCTACCGCGCGAACCGCATCGCCCTCAAGCAGGCCCGGGTGATCGAGCGGCGGCGCATGCACGACGACCGGCTCTCGCCCGTCGGCAAGCAGGAGGCGGAGCGCAGGATGAAGCGGTTCGGCGTGATGATGCGCCCCGACCGCCAGGTCCTCGCCTTCGACCCGATGGGCTCGGGCCGCATGGCCGAGGTCCTCGGCGACCTCGACCGGGCGAGCCGCGTGTCGGTCATCGTGCCCGGCGTCGACACCGACGTCCTCACCTTCGAGCGGACCCAGCGCAAGTACGCGGCGCCCGTGGGCATGGCCCGGTCCCTCTACCGCGCCGAGCGCAGGACCGACCCCCGCACCCGGACCGCCGTGATCGCGTGGGCCGACTACACCACGCCCGTCGGGCTCGGTGTGGACGCCGCCACCTCCATGCGGGCCGACGACGGCGCCGTCCGCCTCGACTCGCTGGTCCGCGCCCTGCCGGGGCGCACCGGCGTGGCGCTGTACTGCCACAGCTACGGCTCGGTGGTGTGCGGGGTCGCCGCGAGGCGGCTGCCCGACCGGGTCACGGACATCGCGGTCGCGGGCAGCCCCGGGATGCGCGCCGACAACGTGTCAGGGCTCGGCACCCGCGCGCGGGTCTGGGCCGCACGGGACAGCGACGACTGGATCCAGGATGTGCCGCACATGGAAGTCGGCGGGCTCGGCCACGGCGCCGACCCGGTGTCGGGCGGCTTCGGCGCCCGCGTGGTGTCCGCCGACCGCGCCCGGGGCCACACCGGCTATTTCGAGCCGGGCACGGACAGCCTCAGCAACTTCGCCCGGATCGGCGTCGGCGCGTACGGCGCGGTGCGCTGCGCCGACGGGGACGCGGGCTGCCACGACGGAATTTCCGGTACGACGGCGGCCTGA
- a CDS encoding DUF4429 domain-containing protein, protein MGDVLAGFHAAWEFESDSVLIRFERGIRTPKLFQALGERRIPLEAIAGVTLTPGKRGTTVLHLVPRPGADPLMEAAAGQLKDGADPYRLVLPAERETLAEYYADELRALLPAEDPGEADRYLVAAPEVPLQFKAYDGKASFDGKAVAFRWFWTGASSAKWKAGDQSFAVTDLSGVEWRSPEVFEGHLRLLRRESPVAQPAQADQDPAAVVFGLGYGPVHESLPFAASVLAAVRACGPAPAAQSAPAAPAARRDPADIAERIRHLGELHQAGLLTDDEFTAKKTELLAEL, encoded by the coding sequence ATGGGTGATGTACTGGCCGGTTTTCACGCCGCCTGGGAGTTCGAGTCCGACTCCGTGCTCATCCGCTTCGAACGGGGGATCCGTACGCCGAAGCTGTTCCAGGCTCTCGGCGAGCGCCGCATCCCCCTGGAGGCGATCGCGGGGGTCACGCTCACACCGGGCAAACGGGGGACGACGGTTCTGCACCTGGTCCCGAGACCAGGTGCCGATCCACTGATGGAGGCAGCGGCGGGACAGCTCAAGGACGGGGCCGACCCGTACCGCCTGGTGCTGCCCGCGGAGCGGGAGACGCTCGCCGAGTACTACGCGGACGAGCTGCGCGCCCTGCTGCCCGCCGAGGACCCGGGCGAGGCGGACCGCTATCTGGTGGCCGCGCCCGAGGTGCCGCTGCAGTTCAAGGCGTACGACGGGAAGGCGTCCTTCGACGGCAAGGCGGTGGCCTTCCGCTGGTTCTGGACCGGCGCGTCGTCGGCCAAGTGGAAGGCCGGGGACCAGAGCTTCGCGGTGACCGACCTGAGCGGGGTCGAGTGGCGCTCCCCGGAGGTCTTCGAGGGGCATCTGCGGCTGCTGCGCCGCGAGTCGCCGGTGGCGCAGCCCGCCCAGGCCGACCAGGACCCGGCGGCGGTCGTCTTCGGGCTCGGCTACGGCCCTGTGCACGAGTCACTGCCGTTCGCCGCGTCGGTCCTCGCGGCCGTCAGGGCGTGCGGCCCGGCCCCAGCGGCGCAGAGCGCCCCGGCCGCCCCGGCGGCGCGGCGCGACCCGGCCGACATCGCCGAGCGCATCCGGCACCTGGGCGAGCTGCACCAGGCGGGCCTGCTCACGGACGACGAGTTCACGGCGAAGAAGACGGAGCTGCTCGCCGAGCTGTGA
- a CDS encoding MerR family transcriptional regulator, protein MTVMETGSALAESHYTISEVAAETGLTAHTLRWYERIGLMPHIDRSHTGQRRYRDRDLRWLTFLGKLRTTGMPVADMVRYAELVRAGDDTFAERQDLLERTRRDVRARIAELQDTLAVLDHKIGSYAVARSEAAVSAEAAAGSCGP, encoded by the coding sequence ATGACGGTCATGGAGACGGGGTCCGCTCTCGCGGAGAGCCACTACACGATCAGCGAGGTCGCCGCGGAGACCGGTCTGACCGCGCACACCCTGCGCTGGTACGAGCGGATCGGCCTGATGCCGCACATCGACCGCTCCCACACCGGCCAGCGCCGCTACCGCGACCGCGATCTGCGGTGGCTGACGTTCCTCGGCAAGCTGCGCACCACCGGCATGCCGGTGGCGGACATGGTGCGGTACGCGGAGCTGGTGCGCGCGGGCGACGACACCTTCGCCGAGCGCCAGGACCTCCTGGAGCGGACCCGGCGCGACGTCCGCGCGCGCATCGCGGAGCTCCAGGACACCCTCGCCGTGCTCGACCACAAGATCGGTTCGTACGCGGTGGCGCGGTCGGAGGCCGCCGTCAGCGCGGAGGCGGCCGCGGGCTCCTGCGGCCCCTGA